The genomic window acatcaaaattaacggtttgagTCTTTTTCTatatgccgttaatctttatgcggcgcaataacatatcaaatgatttggatttgtctgaagttttacacaaatgatctatattatataaactttcaatccaacggtggattttatataatttatatcagttaaaatgtaattgagaggtgtaacatttgatgtTAAACaagttggtgtcatttgatcctgacccaTATTAATAATGTTAATAAACTTTGTTATAtttcaataaataatttttttttgttacaataatttatttttatttatagtatTCTTAACTATTTTTTAGTTAAAGTAGCTTAATGGCTagactctcacacatttaaatgtggagaaatatgaaattcggagttcgaaccccgaccactccaataatgtctcTAGTAACTATCATTTGAACTACACTTATGAGACAAtaatcttaattatttattggtATCTCATTTCACATTATTCTCCCTAATAACTATCAtttacatgagttttggtgtgaacttttcataataccaaccaATAATATTCTTGATTTTTATtagtagcaataaaaatcttttattaacaaattcaccataacataagacatatattttttttagcagcaaaaatcttttattaacaaagtcAGCATAACATAATacatatcttttttaatttgacataagttagacacagacaAACACAAAATGTGGTTGCCTAGCGCGCTAGTTATAAGtaaacaagataaaaaaatttgtgtaaaaaaaataaaaaacctatGTATTACCCCCTCCGGCCCAAAGTATAAGAGCTAATTTGACTAGTGCACGTGGGCCAACGCACAATTTTGATTACTAATATCTTTACTTTTCTAtcagtaaaaattataaaaacttgatattttgaaaatacccatcaaaacaaatcaaacaagatcttattagcttttatattttagaacggagggagtattattctACCTAATTTCTAACCAAAAAATTATCGAAGGTAACCAAAAAATTTCTACATAACTATTTTTGGTGGTGTTTGGTCCAAGTTCAACATTCATCCAATCCAAAAGCAGGTCTATTACAAAAAAACGCTTACGACTCACCGCAGTTAAGTCCTTTTTTTCATTCCAACAAAATTCACCATAAATAAACCTCCATTCATCTCAGATCCAAATCCTCCAATCCACAACAACCATGGCGGAACACTTAGCATCAATCTTCGGCACAGAAAAAGACAGAGTTAACTGTCCATTCTACTTCAAGATCGGCGCCTGCCGTCACGGCGACCGTTGTTCCCGTCTCCATAACCGTCCAACAATTTCCCCAACTCTCCTTCTCTCCAATATGTATCAACGTCCTGATATCATCACTCCCGGCGTCGATCCCAACGGTCAACCTATCGATCCGCGTCAGATCCAACAACACTTTGAAGATTTCTACGAAGATATTTTTCTAGAACTTTCGAAATTCGGTTACATCGAAACCCTAAACGTTTGTGATAATCTCGCTGATCATATGATCGGTAATGTTTACGTTCTGTTTCGTGAGGAAGATCATGCTGCTGCTGCTCTTGCTTCTCTTCATGGAAGATTTTACTCTGGGAGACCGATTTTGGCTGATTTTTCTCCGGTGACGGATTTTCGTGAGGCGACTTGTCGGCAGTATGAGGAGAATAGTTGTAATCGTGGTggttattgtaattttatgcATGTGAAGAAGATTGGAAGGGAATTGAGG from Trifolium pratense cultivar HEN17-A07 linkage group LG1, ARS_RC_1.1, whole genome shotgun sequence includes these protein-coding regions:
- the LOC123881512 gene encoding splicing factor U2af small subunit B-like encodes the protein MAEHLASIFGTEKDRVNCPFYFKIGACRHGDRCSRLHNRPTISPTLLLSNMYQRPDIITPGVDPNGQPIDPRQIQQHFEDFYEDIFLELSKFGYIETLNVCDNLADHMIGNVYVLFREEDHAAAALASLHGRFYSGRPILADFSPVTDFREATCRQYEENSCNRGGYCNFMHVKKIGRELRRKLFSSQRSRSRSRSRSNSPRRRRRSRSRDRERRDRDYESRGRRSSDRDRDRDRNRDGDRERKRDSRDRERDGGGGRRNGSSAREGSEERRARIEQWNREKEEKQ